A single genomic interval of Zobellia nedashkovskayae harbors:
- a CDS encoding tyrosine-protein phosphatase — protein sequence MFQFFNKKKFLVDYLDGFIDIHNHILPGIDDGAKTVDESIALIRSFSEFGVKHFIATPHIMSNYYPNTRETIESSLTELKNALLQNGLKDISLEASAEHMIDDNFESLLENEGIMPLKKDYLLVEMSYLQPPINFEEAIIKTASKRFFPILAHPERYGFLHHRKKRYQEYKDNGILFQMNLLSLSEYYGKEVPKVAVELLENGLIDFIASDVHNMAQLNALKKLTLSKKMIEQLLPLINNTIQTFY from the coding sequence ATGTTTCAATTTTTCAATAAGAAAAAATTTCTGGTCGATTATCTAGATGGATTTATCGACATACATAATCATATATTACCAGGCATAGATGATGGGGCTAAGACTGTAGATGAATCTATTGCTCTTATAAGGTCTTTTTCTGAATTTGGGGTCAAGCATTTTATTGCCACTCCACATATCATGTCTAACTACTATCCTAATACCAGAGAAACAATTGAATCTTCGCTAACAGAGTTAAAAAACGCACTGTTGCAAAATGGCTTAAAAGATATATCATTAGAAGCTTCCGCGGAACATATGATTGATGATAATTTTGAGTCTTTACTAGAAAATGAGGGCATCATGCCCTTAAAGAAAGATTATTTATTGGTAGAAATGTCTTATTTACAACCGCCAATAAACTTTGAAGAAGCCATTATTAAAACGGCTTCAAAACGTTTTTTTCCTATACTAGCACATCCAGAGAGATATGGATTTTTACATCATAGAAAGAAAAGATATCAGGAGTACAAAGACAATGGTATCCTTTTTCAAATGAATCTTTTATCCCTTAGTGAGTACTACGGAAAAGAAGTGCCAAAAGTAGCGGTAGAGCTTTTAGAGAATGGTTTGATAGATTTTATTGCATCTGATGTGCATAACATGGCTCAGCTCAATGCTTTAAAAAAACTCACCCTTTCTAAAAAAATGATAGAGCAACTTCTTCCTTTAATCAACAATACCATTCAAACATTTTACTAA
- a CDS encoding malectin domain-containing carbohydrate-binding protein codes for MKNNYITSFLITCLTVFFIGSFRMEAQLPDEFVKVDLTTGLANATSFTFTPDGRVFILDRFGEILIYKPDTQITVSGGVLPVFHELEDGLVGIAVDPNFETNSKIYLHYAPLDFIGNRVSRFSVVGDAVDFSSEEIIIQWSTSRTAEFHSGGDMDFDSQGNLFIATGDNTTYGPRPYAPIDEEVSDMSAEKASSNTNDLRGKILRIKPGAGSSYTIPSGNLFATAAQGRPEIYVMGARNPYRIHVDETNDWLYWGEVGPDANDDSVLGPKGLDEINLTKAPGNYGWPYFSGADNDIDERYAYQIDYADTPYYNDPAAPVNISKWNTGATNLPPAQEAWIEKFHKCYLAGFRYRYDSELLDEQRLPIEFDGLFFYYDFNTSQIWAVEMNANGDIVSEEQLKQSVFPGSGGGGSGYIDMEVGPDGKLYILAYGAGCCPDDVGTGRLIRVDYTGITSNSPPSVVMEADVTNGPLDLTVSFTGENTTDPNGDTPLTFAWDIDVDGTVDYTTENITHTYTTAGTYTAQLKVTDPEGAVGAKTITIYAGNSTANFNFSSPVDGGIFGWNDDFTLNLTGNDPEEGDIDCADINVIPSLGHLNHFHDDNTIDACSTNLTLDDGGHDIDGEMDIYFVLNANYTDTGGLISRDQIILHPKRKEAEFYDTQSGTTIIDNSYDLEGAAEALQVDNNGYISFSGRNLQNITGVKYLVASGNSGGTIELRVGSVTGSLVATTAIPATGGSDQWLTVETSITAPSGKNDLYFVFKNAAAQQDIFRLNYVEFIGDGVSVDNSAPFVKTVQPDGNSSVAVSFSEYVNQTTAENLSNYSIDNGVSISSAILQPDNRTVVLTTSALSSGTSYNINVANVQNISNISMVSESLSFMVFEEFRMNVGGGEITFEGKTFLADDYFTGGDTFSKNVDIAGTTNDAIYQSERFGANSGGYGYDIPVGVAGEYDIRLHFAEIFFSVAEDQLDKGIGTRIFNVIIEGEQVLTNFDILSETDPATALVKEFDNISITDGFASIYINGVEQSAKINALEILSPDTFEGGTPTDANITILSPSNGWDVNQPFEVAFRVDNWVINEDDTHIHYFIDDNLIDKYYGYDPIPIDGLSDGEHTIKIELYNADHTGTGIYDEVIVNVTGLVTCNETPFPESWVVHEFTPNPYTVVYTFADDDLDGDGLKDIVTGGWWYKNSGSASGDWVKNEIGSDFNNVAHVYDFDGDGDMDLLGTTGAYTGLQLIWAQNDGSGNFTVYENIPEGDSDFEEPFLAGLAGGVFDNTNTYRMAINWNGAEDTGSPMQMLTPSNNITTEIWSLVDVSFDSSGEDIQAADIDRDGDLDLFQGVNWLRNNGDLNFEMFDTGIFDLYPTTADRAQLADFDRDGDLDAVVGQLSIGNIGNGTGPATEFAWFEAPSDPTQLWTKRTLDNDVNGSLSVFAIDIDFDGDQDIVVGEWRGDKRLIAFENDLCGSGEFKKVILDDGALGYEHHDGARVVDIDSDGDLDVVSNGWLNDKVLRIYENTTPLLLDNRPIANAGSDKIISTTEVTLIGSGSDPDGGEIVSYQWTQESGPNTATLIGDPTTELIASNLIDGLYVFRLTVTDEEGDRGFDDVSVTKSSTSTVTRINSGGQNFIYDGTSWAADQHSNGGTTLTNAIEIANTENDILYQTERYRTTGSLIYEIPVANGEHSVNLHFAEIYYGVPGDGSSGGAGSRVFNIDVEGQEQKENYDIFVEAGGAATAIIETFSGINVADGSLTITLSPVTEFPKISGIEIIEPVVEGAPIVDAGEDKMLTLPANSVVLSGSGSDSDGGVVTFLWTQESGPDTATISNENTNELSVSDLDAGVYIFLLIVTDDEGESVSDDVTVTVVPANGLLAVAEAAPAVGSAPLEVTFTGSNSIGDIETYFWDFDNGNTSEDADSASTFLENGTYEVVLTVSNVGGETHSDSVTITVSETVEGDKMGFILEKNPIREGVATIRILNQPEDFMMLGINLHDQQGRLISGIRAEDVIVVDTDTYQVPVHLLQDGIYFLNIANNKGKPVTMKFLIQK; via the coding sequence ATGAAAAATAATTACATAACAAGTTTTTTAATTACTTGTTTAACAGTCTTTTTTATAGGTAGTTTCCGAATGGAGGCACAATTGCCAGATGAATTTGTTAAGGTAGATTTAACAACAGGTTTGGCCAACGCTACAAGTTTCACTTTTACGCCTGATGGACGGGTCTTTATATTAGATCGTTTTGGTGAAATTTTAATTTATAAGCCTGATACACAAATTACTGTTTCAGGTGGTGTGCTCCCTGTTTTTCATGAATTAGAAGATGGTTTGGTAGGAATAGCGGTAGATCCTAATTTTGAAACAAATAGTAAAATTTATTTGCATTATGCCCCGTTGGATTTTATTGGGAACAGAGTTTCTAGATTTAGTGTGGTTGGAGACGCTGTAGATTTTTCTTCTGAAGAAATAATTATTCAATGGTCAACTAGTAGAACTGCTGAGTTTCACTCTGGAGGTGATATGGATTTTGATTCTCAGGGAAATTTATTTATAGCTACTGGAGATAACACCACGTATGGTCCAAGACCGTATGCGCCTATTGATGAAGAAGTATCAGATATGAGTGCTGAGAAAGCATCCTCGAATACAAATGATTTAAGAGGGAAAATACTACGAATTAAACCTGGGGCAGGTAGTAGTTATACCATACCTTCAGGAAACTTATTTGCTACCGCTGCACAGGGAAGACCTGAGATATATGTAATGGGTGCTCGAAACCCTTATCGAATCCATGTGGACGAAACAAATGATTGGTTGTATTGGGGTGAAGTTGGTCCTGATGCAAATGACGATAGCGTTCTTGGTCCAAAGGGATTAGATGAAATTAATTTAACAAAGGCCCCTGGCAATTATGGATGGCCTTATTTTTCAGGAGCTGATAATGATATTGACGAGCGCTATGCTTATCAAATTGATTATGCTGATACGCCATACTATAATGATCCAGCAGCTCCGGTAAATATCTCTAAATGGAATACAGGGGCGACAAATTTACCACCTGCTCAAGAAGCATGGATTGAAAAATTTCATAAATGTTACTTGGCTGGTTTTCGATATAGATATGATTCTGAATTATTGGATGAACAAAGGTTGCCAATTGAGTTTGACGGTCTCTTTTTTTACTACGATTTTAATACTAGTCAAATATGGGCAGTTGAAATGAATGCTAACGGAGACATTGTTTCAGAAGAACAATTAAAACAATCTGTTTTTCCGGGTAGTGGTGGTGGAGGTAGTGGTTATATTGATATGGAAGTAGGCCCAGATGGTAAGTTGTATATCTTGGCTTATGGAGCTGGTTGTTGTCCTGATGATGTGGGTACAGGTAGGCTTATTAGAGTAGATTATACAGGAATTACTTCAAATTCACCTCCTTCTGTAGTAATGGAGGCTGATGTTACCAACGGTCCACTGGATTTAACGGTTAGTTTTACAGGAGAAAACACTACTGATCCAAATGGAGATACCCCATTGACTTTTGCTTGGGATATTGATGTGGATGGAACTGTGGATTATACTACTGAAAATATTACGCATACCTATACAACAGCAGGTACTTATACGGCGCAGTTAAAAGTAACTGACCCAGAGGGAGCGGTTGGTGCAAAAACTATTACTATATATGCAGGAAATTCTACAGCAAATTTTAATTTTTCTTCGCCGGTAGATGGTGGAATTTTTGGTTGGAATGATGACTTTACACTAAACCTAACCGGAAATGATCCTGAAGAAGGAGATATAGACTGTGCGGATATAAATGTTATTCCCTCTCTTGGGCATTTGAATCATTTTCATGATGATAATACAATAGATGCCTGCAGTACGAATCTTACTTTAGACGATGGAGGGCATGACATAGACGGCGAAATGGATATTTATTTTGTCTTGAACGCGAACTACACAGATACAGGAGGTTTAATTTCAAGAGATCAGATTATACTTCATCCAAAAAGAAAAGAAGCTGAGTTTTATGATACTCAAAGTGGAACGACAATTATAGATAACAGTTATGACCTAGAGGGAGCAGCGGAAGCATTGCAGGTAGATAATAATGGTTATATTTCTTTTTCAGGCCGAAATCTGCAAAACATTACAGGAGTAAAATATTTGGTAGCTTCTGGTAACTCAGGTGGTACTATTGAGCTGCGAGTAGGTAGTGTAACAGGTTCTTTAGTTGCAACTACGGCCATACCTGCAACAGGAGGGAGTGATCAATGGTTGACCGTTGAAACATCTATAACTGCACCTAGTGGAAAGAACGATTTATATTTTGTCTTTAAGAATGCTGCGGCACAACAAGATATTTTTAGGTTAAACTATGTTGAATTTATAGGAGATGGTGTTTCGGTAGATAATTCTGCACCTTTTGTAAAAACAGTACAACCTGATGGTAATTCTTCAGTAGCTGTATCGTTTTCAGAATATGTAAACCAAACTACAGCAGAAAATTTATCTAATTATTCTATTGATAATGGAGTAAGTATTTCATCAGCAATATTACAACCAGATAATAGAACGGTCGTTTTAACAACCTCCGCACTATCATCTGGCACTAGCTATAATATTAATGTTGCTAATGTTCAGAATATTAGTAATATATCAATGGTAAGTGAAAGCTTATCGTTTATGGTGTTTGAAGAATTTCGTATGAATGTTGGAGGAGGTGAGATAACCTTTGAAGGAAAAACGTTTTTAGCTGATGATTACTTCACAGGTGGTGATACATTTTCTAAGAATGTCGATATAGCAGGAACCACAAATGATGCAATTTACCAAAGTGAACGTTTTGGTGCTAATTCAGGTGGTTATGGGTATGATATACCTGTGGGTGTAGCTGGGGAGTATGATATTCGCTTGCATTTTGCTGAAATATTTTTTAGCGTAGCTGAGGACCAATTGGACAAAGGCATTGGAACTAGAATATTTAATGTGATAATCGAAGGAGAGCAAGTATTGACCAACTTTGATATTCTAAGTGAAACTGATCCGGCAACTGCCCTAGTAAAAGAATTTGATAATATTTCTATTACGGATGGTTTTGCAAGTATTTATATAAATGGAGTAGAGCAAAGTGCCAAAATAAACGCTCTTGAAATTCTATCACCCGATACATTTGAGGGAGGTACGCCAACTGATGCTAATATTACGATACTATCACCTTCTAATGGATGGGATGTTAATCAACCTTTTGAAGTAGCTTTTAGAGTAGATAATTGGGTAATTAATGAAGATGATACCCATATCCATTATTTTATTGATGATAATTTAATAGATAAATATTACGGTTATGACCCAATCCCAATAGATGGTTTGTCTGACGGTGAACATACCATAAAAATAGAATTGTATAATGCTGATCATACAGGCACAGGTATTTATGATGAAGTAATTGTGAATGTTACTGGATTGGTAACATGTAATGAGACACCATTTCCAGAATCTTGGGTAGTTCATGAATTTACACCTAACCCGTATACCGTGGTATATACTTTTGCTGATGATGATTTAGATGGCGATGGTCTTAAAGATATTGTTACCGGTGGTTGGTGGTACAAAAATTCAGGGTCTGCTTCAGGTGATTGGGTGAAAAACGAAATAGGGAGTGATTTTAATAATGTTGCCCATGTTTATGATTTTGACGGAGATGGAGATATGGACTTGCTGGGTACAACAGGAGCGTATACAGGGTTACAGCTAATATGGGCTCAAAATGATGGTAGTGGTAATTTTACGGTATATGAAAATATCCCAGAAGGTGATTCCGATTTTGAAGAGCCTTTCTTAGCAGGTTTAGCAGGTGGTGTTTTTGATAATACCAACACATATAGAATGGCAATTAACTGGAATGGAGCTGAAGATACAGGTTCTCCTATGCAAATGTTAACCCCATCTAATAATATTACCACTGAGATATGGAGTTTAGTTGATGTTAGTTTTGACTCATCGGGAGAAGATATTCAAGCTGCAGATATTGATCGGGATGGAGATTTAGATCTTTTTCAAGGTGTTAATTGGTTACGTAACAATGGAGATTTAAATTTTGAGATGTTTGATACAGGCATATTTGATTTATACCCAACTACCGCTGATCGCGCTCAACTAGCAGATTTTGATCGAGATGGCGATTTGGATGCCGTAGTAGGACAATTAAGTATTGGGAATATTGGTAATGGAACAGGACCCGCTACAGAGTTTGCTTGGTTTGAAGCTCCTTCCGACCCTACACAATTATGGACAAAAAGAACTCTTGATAATGATGTTAACGGAAGCTTAAGTGTCTTTGCAATAGATATAGATTTTGATGGAGATCAAGATATTGTAGTAGGTGAATGGAGAGGGGATAAGCGCTTAATAGCCTTTGAAAATGACCTTTGTGGTTCTGGTGAATTCAAAAAAGTAATATTGGACGATGGAGCTTTAGGGTATGAACACCATGATGGTGCTAGAGTTGTTGATATAGATAGTGATGGTGATTTGGATGTTGTCTCAAATGGCTGGTTAAATGATAAGGTTTTAAGAATCTATGAAAATACGACTCCACTTTTACTTGATAATAGACCTATTGCTAATGCAGGTTCAGATAAGATAATCTCCACTACTGAGGTAACCTTAATAGGTTCTGGTAGCGATCCAGATGGTGGAGAAATAGTTTCTTACCAATGGACTCAAGAGAGTGGCCCAAATACAGCTACTTTAATAGGAGATCCAACCACAGAATTGATAGCAAGTAATCTTATTGATGGTTTATATGTTTTTCGCTTAACAGTTACAGATGAAGAGGGAGATAGAGGTTTTGATGACGTTTCGGTAACGAAATCAAGTACATCTACGGTTACACGAATTAATAGTGGTGGTCAAAACTTCATATATGACGGTACGAGTTGGGCAGCAGATCAACACTCCAATGGAGGAACTACGTTAACAAATGCTATTGAGATTGCTAATACAGAAAACGATATTCTTTACCAAACAGAACGTTATAGAACAACAGGAAGCTTAATTTATGAGATTCCGGTTGCGAACGGTGAGCATAGCGTTAACCTACATTTCGCAGAGATATACTATGGCGTACCTGGAGATGGTTCCTCAGGTGGAGCAGGTTCTAGGGTTTTCAACATTGATGTTGAAGGGCAGGAACAAAAAGAGAACTACGATATTTTTGTAGAAGCAGGTGGAGCAGCAACTGCTATTATTGAAACTTTTAGCGGAATTAATGTAGCTGATGGAAGTTTGACTATAACATTAAGTCCTGTTACTGAATTTCCTAAAATTTCTGGTATTGAAATTATTGAACCGGTGGTTGAGGGAGCTCCAATAGTGGATGCAGGTGAGGATAAAATGTTAACATTACCAGCTAATAGCGTTGTGCTTTCTGGATCAGGTTCTGATTCCGATGGAGGCGTTGTTACATTTTTATGGACACAGGAAAGTGGCCCTGATACAGCTACAATAAGCAATGAAAATACAAATGAATTGTCAGTTAGTGACCTGGATGCTGGAGTATACATATTTTTACTTATAGTTACGGATGATGAAGGAGAATCGGTTTCTGATGATGTAACCGTAACCGTAGTACCTGCAAATGGTTTACTTGCAGTCGCAGAAGCAGCACCTGCAGTAGGAAGTGCTCCTCTTGAGGTAACCTTTACCGGGAGTAATTCAATAGGGGATATTGAAACCTATTTCTGGGATTTTGATAATGGTAATACTTCAGAAGATGCGGATAGTGCTAGTACATTCTTGGAAAATGGTACTTACGAGGTAGTGCTTACTGTAAGCAATGTAGGAGGAGAAACACATTCGGACAGCGTAACTATTACTGTTTCAGAAACGGTTGAAGGTGATAAAATGGGCTTTATTTTAGAAAAGAACCCTATAAGAGAAGGTGTAGCTACTATCCGAATTTTAAATCAGCCTGAGGATTTCATGATGTTGGGCATTAACTTACATGATCAGCAAGGGCGATTAATCAGCGGAATAAGGGCGGAAGATGTGATTGTTGTAGATACAGATACGTATCAAGTTCCTGTTCACCTTTTGCAAGACGGTATATACTTTCTGAACATAGCCAATAATAAAGGTAAACCTGTTACGATGAAGTTTTTAATACAGAAGTAA